The genomic interval CTCTGCGATTTAGCGCAAGACCGATATTATCTTTACTGTGATACTCCGAATATCCAGTTTACCATCAACTCACGGTCTGACCGACTGCGGTTGATTCGATTCCATGATGCCGTTGAACCAGATGACCCGCAAAAGGTTGACCGAACGTTTATTTATCCTGGGTTCGCAAAATATATTGAATTAACTGGTATGAAATAATTTTTTTCGAATGCAGATTTATTTTAGATTATTTTTATTAGTAATAATCTCTTTATCTATATCAACAATTGTATTCGGATTAGCAAAATACGAACCGAGTTCTGGTTGTTATCTCGGTGCATATATTGAGGCGGATCCGGTCGCTCCGGGTAACATTTATGCATTCGAAACCGCAACGCAAAAAAAACATGCTTGTTATATGATTTATGCCGGTTGGGGTTCAGGGTTCCCAACCGCATGGGCGCAGAATGCAAAAATATACGGTGCAGCGGTGCAGATAGCATTTGCGCCGAATAATTTTGGGTTGGACTCGGTGGTTGATGGCCCGTATATCCGGAAATGGGCGCAAGCTGCGCATACGTTACGGATGCCAGTTTTTGTTCGCTGGGCGTCAGAAATGAATTTAAGCGAATTTAATTGGTCGGGTGATACCGCAAAATATGTCAATAAATGGCGGTTGCTCTATAACATTTTTAAAGAGGAAGCGCCGAATATCGCTATGGTTTGGGCGCCGAACTGGTCACCGACAAGCAATATCCCCGGATATTATCCTGGAGATGAATATGTTGACTGGATAGGAGTAGATATGTATATGGGATTAGGTACGGGGACGACTGACCAAACTGACCCAAGAACCAAAATCCAGTATGTTTATAATTTTGCAACCTCGCATCGTAAACCGATTATGCTGCCTGAATGGGCTGCCTGCCATGCTTATTCTAAGGATTCTATCGCTTATGATTGCACCGCGTATGGAATTGAGAAAATGAATCTGATTTATGACCATCTCCAAGCGGAATTCCCAAATCTGAAATTAGTCACCTGGTTCGATTGGGATACCCGGTCTATCAACAATGCAGATTTTTCGTTAACTAATAATTATGCGGTGTTAACCAATTATCGCCGCGCGATTTCAAGTCAATATTATTTAACTAGTATTTCGCTCGATACGGCGCTAGTCCAGATACATTTTAGCAATATAACTGCAAATCAGGTTATTTCTGGAAACAGATATATTACCGCAACCACTTCGTTTCCGGTATCGATAAATTCGATTGTTTTTTGGATTAATACCACGCAGGTTTCGCGATTAACTACAACTCCCTATCAATATTATTGGTCTACCGAACCCTTTATAGATGGAGAGTATCAACTGAAGGTGCAGGTTTATGCAGCGAATAGTAGTTATGACTATGACCAAATTGATGTGGTTCTTGATAAGAGCGGGGATTACGTGAATTTAATTTTGGATAATAATTCACCAGGGTTTACTACTACCGGAGGTGGCTGGTGGTTATCGAGTTCCCAAGGAGACCGATACGGCGCAAATTATTATTGTCATAATCCAGGGTCGGGAACCGCAAAAGCTATCTGGCGACCGACTATCCCGAATCCCGGATTCTATGATGTCTATGCGTGGTGGAGTATTCATTCTAATCGCGCAACGAATGCACCATATACCATAAATTATTTCGGTGGGATAACCACTATCAGGGTCAATCAAGAGGTTAATGGCGGGCAGTGGAATCTTTTAGGTAAATTTTACTTTTCCGCTGGGACAACGGGAACGGTAACGCTTTCCGATGATGCGAATGATATTGTTATCGCTGATGCCGTACGGTTCATGAAGAATGCGAATAGTTCTACTGCTCTTGAAAAAGATAAATGGATATTATACGAATAACATAAATCAGCTAATAAGGATAAATAGGTTAATAGTTAAACGTGTTATGAGTGTTTGGGGTTCATAAGACACGGTTTTGAACCCTCAATAATTTAACTGATTTAACCCATTTAACTCATTTAATTAAGAATATGCAAATACGATTCGGAACTGATGGATGGCGAGCGATTATCGCCGATGAATTTACTTTTGCGAATGTTGAAATTATCGCGCAGGCGTTGGCCGATTATATTTTTTCAACCGGAAACGCATCTCGTGGTATTGTTATCGGGTATGACTACCGTTTTCATTCAGAAAACTACGCTCTACGGGTAGCTGAAGTCGTCGCAAGTAATCATATTCCGGTATATTTGAGCGATACCGCGTTGCCGACCCCGGCACTTTCGCTAGCAACCAAACAACGGCAATGCGCTGGCGGAATTATGATAACCGCATCGCATAATCCACCATTATATAATGGGATAAAGTTTAAAGCGCCGTATGGCGGTTCCGCAACTAAAGAGATTACCCAAGCGATTGAAAAAAAACTATATCAAACACTTCCAAGACGTGAACCTAAAATTGCGCAAAGGTATATTCAGAAAACGGATTTGGTTACACCGTATTTAACCCAATTACAATCATTTGTTGTGTTAGAAAAAATAATAGAGTATCCTATCAAGGTTGTTGCGGATTCGATGCATGGGGTCGGCAAAAATTATCTAGAACAACTCCTGCAAGGGGGGAAAATTCAGGTTAAAACGATACGCGGGAATCGAGACGCGCTATTCGGCGGAATTCTTCCGGAACCAATACCAAAAAATCTGGGGATGCTGTTTGAAGAAGTCCAACGATTCGGTGCAACCGTTGGCCTAGCTACTGATGGAGATAGTGACCGTATCGGAGTTGTTGATGAACAAGGACGGTTTGTCACCCCACATCATTTAGCACCGATATTATTTGAGCATCTAAAAAAGACTAGGAAATGGTCTGGCGATGTCGTTCGCACCATTTCTATGGCATCAATAATAGATAAACTCGCTGCAGAATATGGCGCGACTGTGACAGAAGTGCCGGTCGGATTCAAGAACGTTGCTGAGTTGATGGTGCAGAAGGATATCCTCATTGGCGGCGAAGAAAGCGGCGGAATCGGGATTAAAAATCATATTCCGGAACGCGACGGACTATTGCTCGGACTTCTTACATTAGAATGTTTAGTAACAACGGGAAAAAAACCGAGTAATTTGGTAGCTGATTTAGAAAGCCGATTTGGGAAGCTCGTTTACGACCGGATTGATGCGCATTGTCCGGATGAAATAAGAATCGGGTTAATCAATCGGCTGAAATCGCAGCCGCCGGATAAAATCGCGAATATTACCGTAGATAACATCAGCAGTTTCGATGGAATTAAATTCTATCTGGTTGATGGAAGTTGGCTATTAATTCGGGCGTCGGATACTGAACCGGTCGTTCGCATCTATGTCGGTTCAGATTCAGAACGAAAAACCGCAAGTATCCTTAATGCAGGAAAGATACTCTGCGGAATTAAATAAAAGAGAGTCGTATAGGACACTATATTTAGCAAGGACGCAAAGAAATCTTTATTTTATCCTGGCAGGGTAAACAGGATTATCGTTGCGTCTTTTGTTTGAAAGGTTTGATGGAGAACTATTAGGTATGGGCAAATATGGTCATTTTTCAAAAGATGGAAAAGAGTTTATTATCATCCGGCCGGATACTCCGGCACCGTGGGTAAACTATTTAACCAATAAAACCTATCACGTATTAATCACGCATGTTGGCGGGGGATATAGTTTCTATATTTCACCGAAAGATAGTCGAATCACCCGATGGCGATATAACGCTCTTCCTTGGGATCGACCAGGGAAATATGTTTATCTTCGCGATAATGAGAACGGAGAATATTGGTCATTATCCTGGCAGCCGGTCTGCAAACCGCCCGTGTTCTATCAATGTCGGCATGGATTGGGATACACTATTATCGAGCAGGAATATGCACATATCCGCTCAACTGTTTGCTATTTTGTTCCACTGGAAGATGAATTAGAGGTCTGGCATATTCGTTTGATTAATCGCGGAAATAAACCTCGCAATTTAAGTATCTTTTCTTTTGTTGAACTCTGTTTGGGTCATGCACTCGTTGATCTCATCAACCAGCCAAACGACCAGCATTTTAATGATGTCCGATTTGTGCAGGAAGATAATGCGATTTATGCAACGAAACGATACTGGGTAACCTATTCCGGACCGACAGTTAAGCAGGCAAACCAGGCATGGAATAAATGGGTTTATTTTTCGAGCAGTCTACCGGTAATTGGTTTCGATGGAAGCAGAAATAAGTTTATCGGACCATGGCGTAGCGAATCGAATCCGCTCGCTATTGAACAAGGTAAATGTTCGAATACCATGATTACTGCAGGAGATGCGGTTGCTGCGCTTCAGAACAATATTTCACTCGCTCCAAAAGAAGAGCTTGAGTTTACAATTATCTTAGGCGTGGTTGATAAACCGCACGATCGCGGTTTACGCACCCCAGTTGAACCAGCACG from bacterium carries:
- a CDS encoding glycosyl hydrolase, translating into MQIYFRLFLLVIISLSISTIVFGLAKYEPSSGCYLGAYIEADPVAPGNIYAFETATQKKHACYMIYAGWGSGFPTAWAQNAKIYGAAVQIAFAPNNFGLDSVVDGPYIRKWAQAAHTLRMPVFVRWASEMNLSEFNWSGDTAKYVNKWRLLYNIFKEEAPNIAMVWAPNWSPTSNIPGYYPGDEYVDWIGVDMYMGLGTGTTDQTDPRTKIQYVYNFATSHRKPIMLPEWAACHAYSKDSIAYDCTAYGIEKMNLIYDHLQAEFPNLKLVTWFDWDTRSINNADFSLTNNYAVLTNYRRAISSQYYLTSISLDTALVQIHFSNITANQVISGNRYITATTSFPVSINSIVFWINTTQVSRLTTTPYQYYWSTEPFIDGEYQLKVQVYAANSSYDYDQIDVVLDKSGDYVNLILDNNSPGFTTTGGGWWLSSSQGDRYGANYYCHNPGSGTAKAIWRPTIPNPGFYDVYAWWSIHSNRATNAPYTINYFGGITTIRVNQEVNGGQWNLLGKFYFSAGTTGTVTLSDDANDIVIADAVRFMKNANSSTALEKDKWILYE
- a CDS encoding phosphoglucomutase/phosphomannomutase family protein; this encodes MQIRFGTDGWRAIIADEFTFANVEIIAQALADYIFSTGNASRGIVIGYDYRFHSENYALRVAEVVASNHIPVYLSDTALPTPALSLATKQRQCAGGIMITASHNPPLYNGIKFKAPYGGSATKEITQAIEKKLYQTLPRREPKIAQRYIQKTDLVTPYLTQLQSFVVLEKIIEYPIKVVADSMHGVGKNYLEQLLQGGKIQVKTIRGNRDALFGGILPEPIPKNLGMLFEEVQRFGATVGLATDGDSDRIGVVDEQGRFVTPHHLAPILFEHLKKTRKWSGDVVRTISMASIIDKLAAEYGATVTEVPVGFKNVAELMVQKDILIGGEESGGIGIKNHIPERDGLLLGLLTLECLVTTGKKPSNLVADLESRFGKLVYDRIDAHCPDEIRIGLINRLKSQPPDKIANITVDNISSFDGIKFYLVDGSWLLIRASDTEPVVRIYVGSDSERKTASILNAGKILCGIK